A genomic region of Sulfobacillus acidophilus DSM 10332 contains the following coding sequences:
- a CDS encoding alanine dehydrogenase (PFAM: Alanine dehydrogenase/PNT, C-terminal domain; Alanine dehydrogenase/PNT, N-terminal domain~TIGRFAM: alanine dehydrogenase~COGs: COG0686 Alanine dehydrogenase~InterPro IPR008141:IPR007886:IPR007698~KEGG: tmr:Tmar_1146 L-alanine dehydrogenase~PFAM: Alanine dehydrogenase/PNT, C-terminal; Alanine dehydrogenase/PNT, N-terminal~PRIAM: Alanine dehydrogenase~SPTR: Alanine dehydrogenase;~TIGRFAM: Alanine dehydrogenase/pyridine nucleotide transhydrogenase), protein MVIGLPKEIKPDENRVALTPAGVLALTRDGHRVLVQQGAGEGSGFPDSQYEAAGAQIVGQSADVWGQAQLVIKVKEPLPEEYGYFRSDLVLFTYLHLAPERELTEALRQSGITAIAYETVQLSDGSLPLLTPMSEVAGRMATQIGAQFLEKAYGGRGILLGGVPGVLPGRVVVIGGGIVGTNAARIALGLGAEVTIIDINADRLRQLDDLFHGHIRTLMSNEYNIREAVATADLLIGAVLIPGARAPHLVTEEMVQSMTAGSVIVDVAIDQGGSIETIDRVTTHSHPTYEKYGVIHYAVANMPGAVARTSTLALTNVTLPYARALARSGVAEALRHDPALARGLNVYRGHVTYQAVAEAHQLPYTPWEQLVD, encoded by the coding sequence ATGGTAATTGGATTACCCAAAGAGATTAAACCCGACGAAAATCGCGTGGCCTTGACGCCCGCCGGTGTTCTCGCCTTAACCCGTGACGGCCATCGCGTATTGGTGCAGCAAGGGGCCGGTGAGGGCAGCGGGTTTCCGGATAGTCAATATGAGGCCGCGGGTGCGCAAATTGTCGGCCAATCGGCCGACGTCTGGGGACAAGCCCAGCTGGTGATTAAAGTCAAAGAACCGCTCCCGGAAGAGTACGGCTATTTCCGTTCCGATCTGGTTCTCTTTACATATTTGCATTTGGCGCCCGAACGGGAACTCACGGAAGCTTTGCGCCAATCCGGCATCACAGCGATAGCCTATGAAACCGTCCAATTGTCCGACGGTTCACTCCCGCTGTTGACACCGATGAGCGAAGTGGCCGGCCGTATGGCCACGCAGATTGGCGCGCAATTCCTGGAAAAAGCCTACGGCGGCCGGGGGATTTTATTAGGCGGGGTGCCAGGCGTGCTACCGGGTCGAGTCGTCGTGATCGGGGGCGGAATTGTCGGCACCAATGCGGCACGCATTGCCTTAGGCTTGGGAGCGGAGGTCACGATTATCGACATTAACGCGGACCGCTTGCGTCAATTGGACGACTTGTTCCACGGCCATATTCGCACGTTGATGTCCAACGAATATAACATTCGGGAAGCCGTGGCAACCGCCGACCTGCTCATTGGTGCGGTGCTTATTCCCGGTGCCCGGGCACCCCATTTGGTCACGGAAGAAATGGTGCAATCCATGACGGCCGGTTCCGTCATCGTCGATGTGGCCATTGACCAAGGCGGATCCATCGAAACCATCGACCGGGTTACTACCCATTCACATCCCACGTACGAAAAATATGGCGTCATCCACTATGCCGTAGCCAACATGCCGGGCGCCGTGGCACGGACGTCGACGCTCGCCTTGACCAACGTCACCCTCCCGTACGCCCGGGCCTTAGCACGTTCCGGCGTTGCGGAGGCGTTACGGCATGATCCGGCCTTGGCGCGCGGACTCAATGTCTATCGCGGTCACGTCACCTATCAGGCGGTTGCGGAAGCCCATCAACTTCCTTATACGCCGTGGGAACAATTGGTCGACTGA
- a CDS encoding Monodehydroascorbate reductase (NADH) (PFAM: Pyridine nucleotide-disulphide oxidoreductase~COGs: COG0446 NAD(FAD)-dependent dehydrogenase~InterPro IPR013027~KEGG: nmu:Nmul_A0355 FAD-dependent pyridine nucleotide-disulphide oxidoreductase~PFAM: FAD-dependent pyridine nucleotide-disulphide oxidoreductase~PRIAM: Monodehydroascorbate reductase (NADH)~SPTR: FAD-dependent pyridine nucleotide-disulphide oxidoreductase), with the protein MAEYPYVIVGGGMAADAAIRGIRRRDASGPIAVFTREPFPPYQKPPLSKKLWLDLPTESLWLSQWQRQAGVDLRLNTPVVAIDPVAHTLTDRRGDQTRYGKLLIATGGEPRRTFGESPAIFYVGTYLDHLRLWRRLNGETRQILVVGGGFIGAEMSAVLASRGHQVTWAFPQSGPLADRFPDPVVTHLTAVYTSHGVTLIAGQRVTDIVDTNEGVEARLETGGIVRAELAVVGIGWTYATDWLSQAGLQCQRGVLVDAFLRTSQPDIFAAGDIAEQNGHPLMPHEDHAVTQGYLAGQNLVGPLTAYEHQPFFYSDMFHLGYEAVGTIDSRLDTVIDWVVPGEEGVIYYLQDRRVVGIVNWNVWDGIPAARKILQYAGPIDPGDLPGRIRNR; encoded by the coding sequence ATGGCGGAATATCCCTACGTTATCGTTGGAGGTGGGATGGCTGCGGATGCAGCCATTCGCGGGATTCGACGGCGCGATGCCTCGGGGCCGATCGCTGTTTTTACCCGTGAACCGTTTCCCCCGTATCAAAAGCCCCCCTTATCCAAAAAGCTTTGGCTGGACCTCCCGACCGAATCCCTTTGGCTCTCCCAATGGCAGCGACAGGCAGGGGTCGATCTCCGGCTGAACACCCCTGTGGTCGCCATTGACCCGGTAGCCCACACGCTGACCGACCGGCGAGGAGACCAAACCCGCTACGGGAAGCTCCTCATCGCCACGGGCGGCGAGCCCCGCCGCACATTCGGCGAATCGCCGGCGATTTTTTATGTGGGGACATATCTGGATCACCTCCGATTATGGCGCCGGCTGAACGGGGAGACCCGGCAGATATTGGTGGTCGGGGGCGGTTTCATCGGGGCGGAAATGAGCGCGGTCCTAGCCAGTCGCGGCCATCAGGTCACCTGGGCGTTTCCCCAATCCGGACCTTTGGCCGACAGGTTTCCGGATCCGGTGGTCACCCACCTGACCGCCGTCTATACATCTCATGGCGTGACGTTGATCGCCGGTCAGCGGGTGACCGACATTGTCGACACGAATGAGGGGGTAGAGGCCCGGCTTGAAACCGGCGGTATTGTCCGCGCCGAGCTCGCGGTCGTCGGCATTGGCTGGACGTATGCCACCGATTGGCTGAGCCAAGCCGGGCTTCAATGTCAGCGGGGAGTCTTGGTGGACGCATTTTTAAGAACATCCCAACCGGATATTTTTGCCGCCGGAGACATTGCCGAACAAAATGGGCATCCGCTCATGCCGCATGAAGATCATGCCGTCACGCAAGGCTATCTGGCCGGCCAAAACTTGGTGGGCCCTTTGACCGCCTACGAGCATCAACCCTTTTTCTATTCGGACATGTTTCACCTCGGTTACGAAGCGGTCGGCACCATCGATAGCCGGCTCGACACCGTGATAGATTGGGTCGTTCCGGGGGAAGAAGGGGTCATTTACTATCTCCAAGACCGGCGTGTCGTCGGAATCGTCAATTGGAACGTGTGGGACGGCATCCCGGCCGCCCGAAAAATTCTCCAGTATGCGGGGCCTATCGATCCCGGTGATCTCCCCGGCCGAATCCGGAATCGTTGA